In Prunus dulcis chromosome 1, ALMONDv2, whole genome shotgun sequence, the following are encoded in one genomic region:
- the LOC117615171 gene encoding MLP-like protein 28, which yields MFINILPCTHIDRYLYLELVSSQQQLIDMAPLKGKVETEIEIKAPAEKFYNIFKSRAHHVPNISPGSIQGVQVHEGDWKTHGSIKSWNYSVGDEVGVFKEKVEYNDENKSITLNGVEGDVFKYFKSFKPVYQFTQKDEGSIATLSIAYEKLNDNVAAPDKYVGLMVNIVKDLDAHFIKA from the exons atgttCATTAACATTCTGCCTTGTACACACATCGATCGCTACTTATACTTAGAATTAGTATCATCACAACAACAACTGATAGACATGGCGCCTCTGAAAGGTAAGGTTGAGACTGAAATAGAAATTAAGGCACCAGCTGAGAAGTTCTACAACATCTTCAAGAGCCGGGCACACCACGTCCCAAACATTTCTCCTGGCAGCATTCAAGGAGTTCAGGTGCATGAAGGAGACTGGAAAACACATGGTTCTATCAAGAGTTGGAATTACTCAGTAG GGGACGAAGTCGGGGTATTCAAGGAAAAGGTGGAGTACAACGATGAGAACAAGTCCATAACTCTGAATGGGGTGGAAGGAGATGTCTTCAAGTATTTCAAAAGCTTTAAGCCTGTCTATCAATTCACTCAAAAGGATGAAGGCAGCATTGCGACCTTGTCGATTGCATATGAGAAATTGAATGACAATGTTGCAGCTCCAGACAAGTACGTTGGTTTGATGGTAAATATTGTCAAGGATCTTGATGCTCACTTTATCAAGGCATGA
- the LOC117615688 gene encoding MLP-like protein 328 has translation MALHGFIGTQIELKSPADKFYKIFKGQAHLIPNVSSGHIKGVQVHEGDWETHGSVKIWNYHLGDEVGTFKEKVEYDDKNMAATHIGLDGELFKYYKSFKGICQFTQKGNVSVANLTIHYEKRNADVEAPDRYLGLMVTLVRDLDAHFAKA, from the exons ATGGCTCTGCACGGTTTTATTGGGACTCAAATAGAACTCAAGTCACCTGCTGATAAGTTCTACAAAATCTTCAAGGGCCAAGCCCACCTCATCCCAAATGTTTCTTCTGGCCATATCAAAGGCGTTCAGGTGCATGAAGGAGATTGGGAAACGCACGGCTCTGTTAAGATCTGGAATTATCATCTAG GGGACGAAGTTGGGACTTTCAAGGAAAAGGTTGAGTACGACGACAAGAACATGGCGGCAACTCATATTGGATTGGACGGAGAACTGTTCAAGTATTACAAGAGCTTTAAGGGCATCTGTCAGTTCACTCAAAAGGGTAATGTTAGTGTTGCCAACCTGACGATTCACTATGAGAAACGGAATGCGGATGTTGAAGCTCCAGATAGATATCTTGGTCTCATGGTTACCCTCGTCAGGGATCTTGATGCTCACTTTGCCAAGGCATAA
- the LOC117615617 gene encoding MLP-like protein 328 — translation MALHGFIGTQIELKSPADKFYKIFKGQAHLIPNVSSGHIKGVQVHEGDWETHGSVKIWNYHLGDEVGTFKEKVEYDDENKVATLTGLDGEMFKYYKSFKAIFQFTQKGEVSVANLTIHYEKRNADVEAPDRYVGLMVTLVRDLDAHFGKA, via the exons ATGGCTCTGCACGGTTTTATTGGGACTCAAATAGAACTCAAGTCACCTGCTGATAAGTTCTACAAAATCTTCAAGGGCCAAGCCCACCTCATCCCAAATGTTTCTTCTGGCCATATCAAAGGCGTTCAGGTGCATGAAGGAGATTGGGAAACGCACGGCTCTGTTAAGATCTGGAATTATCATCTAG GGGACGAAGTTGGGACATTCAAGGAAAAGGTCGAGTACGACGACGAGAACAAGGTGGCAACTCTGACTGGATTGGACGGAGAAATGTTCAAGTATTACAAGAGCTTTAAGGCCATCTTTCAGTTCACTCAGAAGGGTGAGGTTAGCGTTGCCAACCTGACGATTCATTATGAGAAACGGAATGCGGATGTTGAAGCTCCAGATAGATATGTTGGTCTCATGGTTACCCTTGTCAGGGATCTTGATGCTCACTTTGGCAAGGCATAA